One window of Pectobacterium carotovorum genomic DNA carries:
- the accB gene encoding acetyl-CoA carboxylase biotin carboxyl carrier protein has product MDIRKIKKLIELVEESGIAELEISEGEESVRISRAPAAVNYPMMQQAYATPMMQPQPALAAAVAPAPVEAPAAPAAISGHIVRSPMVGTFYRTPSPDAKAFVEVGQRVNVGDTLCIVEAMKMMNQIEADKSGVVKAILLESGQPVEFDEPLVVIE; this is encoded by the coding sequence ATGGATATTCGTAAAATCAAAAAACTGATCGAACTGGTTGAAGAGTCCGGCATCGCCGAACTGGAAATTTCTGAAGGTGAAGAATCAGTACGTATCAGTCGTGCCCCAGCAGCGGTTAACTACCCGATGATGCAACAGGCCTACGCTACGCCAATGATGCAGCCACAGCCTGCTCTGGCTGCCGCCGTTGCACCAGCGCCAGTGGAAGCGCCTGCCGCACCGGCTGCCATCAGTGGACACATCGTTCGTTCTCCAATGGTTGGAACCTTCTATCGCACCCCAAGTCCGGATGCTAAAGCTTTCGTGGAAGTGGGTCAGCGCGTCAACGTTGGCGATACCCTGTGCATCGTCGAAGCCATGAAAATGATGAACCAGATCGAAGCCGACAAATCGGGCGTGGTGAAAGCCATTCTGCTCGAAAGCGGTCAGCCGGTCGAATTTGACGAGCCACTGGTTGTCATCGAATAA
- the panF gene encoding sodium/pantothenate symporter, which yields MQIEILLPLIGYLLLVFGLSVYAYRRRQAGNFLNEYFLGGRSMGGFVLAMTLIGTYVSASSFIGGPGAAYKYGLGWVLLSMIQLPTMLLSLGILGKKFAILARRYNAITLNDMLYARYNSPLLVWFASISLLVAFIGAMAVQFIGGARLLETAANIPYDIGLLIFGVTIALYTTFGGFRASVLNDAMQGIVMLIGTVILLVGVIYAAGGLHSAVDKLQQIDPMLVSPQGSNGILSMPFMASFWVLVCFGVIGLPNTAVRCISYRDSKALHRGIIIGTIVIGILMLGMHLAGALGRAVMPNLTIPDQVLPALMVTVLPPLAAGIFLAAPMAAIMSNINAHLLQASATIIKDLYLSVRPQQIHNERRIKILSSVTTLLLGLLVLLASLRPPEMIIWLNLLAFGGLEAVFLWPLVLGLYWERANAAGALSAMFTGAICYTLLASFNLQLAGYHPIVPSLLLSLMAFIIGNRFGHNPPAPVAASSSL from the coding sequence ATGCAAATTGAAATTTTATTGCCGCTGATTGGCTACCTGCTGCTGGTCTTCGGGCTGTCGGTCTATGCGTACCGTCGCCGTCAGGCGGGTAACTTTCTTAACGAGTATTTCCTCGGCGGCCGCTCAATGGGCGGGTTTGTCCTAGCGATGACGCTCATCGGCACTTACGTCAGCGCCAGCTCTTTTATCGGCGGGCCGGGTGCCGCGTATAAATACGGGCTGGGCTGGGTGCTGCTTTCGATGATCCAGCTTCCTACCATGCTGCTATCGCTCGGGATTTTGGGGAAAAAGTTCGCCATTTTGGCACGGCGTTACAACGCCATCACGTTGAACGACATGCTGTACGCCCGCTACAACAGCCCGCTGCTGGTCTGGTTCGCCAGCATTAGCCTGCTGGTCGCGTTTATCGGCGCCATGGCTGTGCAGTTCATTGGTGGCGCGCGTCTGCTGGAAACCGCAGCGAACATCCCTTATGACATCGGCCTGCTGATTTTCGGCGTCACCATCGCGCTGTACACCACGTTTGGCGGCTTCCGCGCCAGCGTGCTCAATGATGCAATGCAGGGCATCGTGATGCTGATCGGCACCGTCATCCTGCTGGTCGGCGTGATTTATGCCGCCGGCGGTTTGCACAGTGCGGTGGATAAGCTGCAACAGATTGACCCGATGCTGGTGTCGCCACAGGGCAGCAACGGCATTCTGTCGATGCCGTTTATGGCCTCATTCTGGGTGCTGGTCTGCTTCGGCGTCATCGGCTTGCCGAACACCGCCGTGCGCTGCATCTCTTATCGCGACAGCAAGGCACTGCACCGTGGGATTATCATCGGCACCATCGTCATCGGCATCCTGATGCTCGGCATGCACTTGGCCGGTGCGCTGGGCCGCGCCGTGATGCCAAACCTGACGATTCCCGATCAGGTTTTACCGGCGCTGATGGTCACCGTATTACCGCCGCTGGCCGCTGGGATCTTTCTCGCTGCGCCAATGGCCGCTATCATGTCCAACATTAATGCGCATTTGCTTCAGGCCTCCGCCACGATCATCAAAGATCTCTATCTCAGCGTACGCCCGCAGCAGATCCATAACGAACGCCGCATCAAGATCCTGTCCAGCGTGACGACCCTACTATTGGGCCTGCTAGTGCTGCTGGCCTCCTTACGGCCGCCGGAAATGATTATCTGGCTGAATCTGCTGGCGTTTGGCGGGTTGGAAGCGGTGTTCCTGTGGCCGCTGGTGCTGGGCCTGTATTGGGAACGCGCGAATGCTGCAGGCGCGCTTAGCGCCATGTTCACCGGGGCGATTTGCTATACCTTACTGGCCAGCTTCAATCTTCAGTTGGCTGGATATCACCCGATTGTGCCATCGCTGTTACTCAGCCTGATGGCGTTTATTATTGGCAACCGCTTTGGTCATAATCCACCAGCGCCGGTTGCCGCTTCATCTTCACTTTAA
- a CDS encoding YhdT family protein translates to MDTRFPQAHKEARWAFGLTLVYLVAWVLAAYLPDNIQGITGLPHWFEMACLLLPLVFTLLCWLMVRVIFRDISLESDDAN, encoded by the coding sequence ATGGATACACGCTTTCCTCAGGCGCACAAAGAGGCCCGCTGGGCTTTTGGCCTGACGCTGGTTTATTTAGTGGCCTGGGTGCTTGCCGCCTATTTGCCAGACAACATACAAGGGATCACCGGCCTTCCACACTGGTTTGAGATGGCCTGCCTGCTGCTGCCGCTCGTGTTTACGCTGCTGTGCTGGCTGATGGTGCGTGTCATTTTCCGCGATATCTCACTGGAGAGTGACGATGCAAATTGA
- the prmA gene encoding 50S ribosomal protein L11 methyltransferase, translating into MPWIQLKINTSGNVAEQLGDAMIESGAVSVTFQDTHDTPVFEPLPGETRLWGDTDAIALYDAETDMNAVIAILEQEPLLGAGFKHKIEQLEDKDWEREWMDNFHPMQFGKRLWICPSWREIPDPNAVNVMLDPGLAFGTGTHPTTALCLQWLDGLDLEGKTIIDFGCGSGILAIAALKLGAARAIGIDIDPQAIQASRDNAQRNGVSERLELYLPKDQPADLSADVVVANILAGPLRELAPLISDLPKAGGHLGLSGVLATQADGVAEAYADKFTLDPVAEREEWCRITGQRRAS; encoded by the coding sequence ATGCCGTGGATTCAACTGAAAATAAACACCTCAGGAAATGTTGCAGAACAACTGGGTGACGCCATGATAGAAAGCGGTGCGGTATCCGTTACGTTTCAGGATACGCACGATACACCGGTATTCGAACCGCTACCGGGCGAGACCCGCCTGTGGGGCGATACTGACGCGATTGCGCTGTACGATGCCGAAACCGATATGAACGCGGTTATCGCCATACTGGAGCAGGAACCGCTGCTGGGCGCGGGTTTTAAACACAAAATCGAGCAGTTGGAAGACAAAGACTGGGAACGCGAGTGGATGGATAACTTCCACCCGATGCAGTTCGGCAAACGTCTGTGGATTTGCCCAAGCTGGCGTGAAATTCCTGATCCGAACGCCGTCAACGTGATGCTCGACCCCGGTCTGGCGTTCGGCACCGGCACCCACCCAACAACCGCACTGTGCCTGCAATGGCTCGATGGGCTGGATCTGGAAGGGAAAACCATCATCGATTTCGGCTGCGGTTCCGGCATTCTGGCGATTGCTGCTCTGAAACTGGGTGCAGCACGCGCTATCGGGATTGATATCGATCCTCAGGCGATTCAGGCCAGCCGCGACAACGCACAGCGCAACGGGGTTTCAGAGCGTCTGGAGCTTTATCTGCCGAAAGACCAGCCTGCTGACCTGTCTGCCGATGTCGTCGTCGCCAACATCCTTGCTGGCCCGCTGCGCGAACTGGCACCGCTGATTAGCGATCTGCCAAAAGCAGGAGGTCACCTTGGCCTGTCCGGTGTACTGGCCACGCAGGCCGATGGCGTCGCAGAAGCCTACGCAGACAAGTTCACGCTCGATCCGGTGGCTGAACGCGAAGAGTGGTGCCGTATTACCGGTCAACGCCGCGCATCGTAA
- the accC gene encoding acetyl-CoA carboxylase biotin carboxylase subunit yields the protein MLDKIVIANRGEIALRILRACKELGIKTVAVHSSADRDLKHVLLADETVCIGPAPSTKSYLNIPAIISAAEITGAVAIHPGYGFLSENADFAEQVERSGFIFIGPRAETIRLMGDKVSAITAMKKAGVPTVPGSDGPLTDDMDANRVHAKRIGYPVIIKASGGGGGRGMRVVRSDKELEQSINMTRAEAKAAFNNDMVYMEKYLENPRHVEIQILADGQGHAVYLAERDCSMQRRHQKVVEEAPAPGITDELRRNIGDRCAKACIDINYRGAGTFEFLYENGEFYFIEMNTRIQVEHPVTEMITGVDLIKEQLRIAAGLPLSIKQKDVKVRGHAVECRINAEDPNSFLPSPGKITRFHAPGGFGVRWESHIYAGYTVPPYYDSMIGKLITYGETREIAISRMKNALAELIIDGIKTNIELQIKIMSDENFQRGGTNIHYLEKKLGLQ from the coding sequence ATGCTAGATAAAATCGTTATCGCTAACCGCGGAGAGATCGCGCTGCGTATTTTGCGTGCCTGTAAAGAGCTGGGCATCAAAACCGTCGCCGTTCACTCCAGTGCGGATCGCGATTTGAAACACGTATTGCTGGCGGACGAAACCGTGTGTATCGGCCCGGCTCCGTCAACAAAAAGCTATCTGAACATCCCAGCGATTATTTCCGCTGCGGAAATCACCGGTGCCGTCGCGATTCACCCTGGCTACGGTTTCCTGTCCGAAAATGCGGATTTTGCCGAGCAGGTTGAACGTTCTGGCTTTATCTTCATCGGCCCACGCGCAGAAACCATTCGCCTGATGGGCGACAAAGTGTCTGCCATCACCGCAATGAAAAAAGCGGGTGTTCCGACCGTACCAGGCTCTGATGGTCCTCTGACCGACGACATGGACGCTAACCGTGTTCATGCAAAACGCATTGGCTATCCGGTCATCATCAAAGCCTCTGGCGGCGGCGGTGGTCGTGGTATGCGCGTCGTGCGCAGCGACAAAGAGCTGGAACAATCCATCAACATGACCCGTGCGGAAGCCAAAGCGGCTTTCAACAACGACATGGTCTACATGGAAAAATATCTGGAAAACCCACGTCACGTGGAAATTCAGATTCTGGCTGATGGTCAGGGCCACGCCGTCTATCTGGCCGAGCGCGACTGCTCCATGCAGCGTCGCCACCAGAAAGTGGTGGAAGAAGCGCCAGCACCGGGCATTACGGACGAGCTGCGCCGCAATATCGGCGATCGCTGCGCCAAAGCCTGTATCGATATCAACTATCGTGGTGCGGGTACGTTCGAGTTCCTGTACGAAAACGGTGAGTTCTACTTCATTGAAATGAACACCCGTATTCAGGTGGAACATCCGGTAACCGAAATGATTACCGGCGTGGACCTGATCAAAGAGCAGCTGCGCATCGCTGCCGGTCTGCCACTGTCCATCAAGCAGAAAGACGTCAAGGTTCGCGGCCATGCGGTGGAATGCCGTATCAACGCCGAAGACCCGAACTCGTTCCTGCCAAGCCCGGGTAAAATCACGCGTTTCCACGCGCCGGGTGGCTTTGGTGTCCGTTGGGAATCGCATATTTACGCTGGTTATACCGTACCGCCGTATTACGATTCCATGATCGGCAAGCTGATCACCTACGGCGAAACCCGCGAAATCGCGATTTCCCGTATGAAGAACGCGCTGGCTGAACTGATCATCGATGGCATCAAAACTAACATCGAACTCCAGATAAAGATCATGAGTGACGAAAACTTCCAGAGAGGTGGCACTAACATCCACTATCTGGAAAAGAAACTCGGCTTGCAGTAA